One stretch of Candidatus Hydrogenedentota bacterium DNA includes these proteins:
- a CDS encoding PIG-L family deacetylase — MDTISRREAIQVAAIAGASVLPLTAEAQASPDRKLKVVVAGGHPDDPESGCGGLIALYAAAGHEVVNLYLTRGEAGIAGKTDDEAAAIRTAEAEAACKILGARPVFAGQIDGAAEVSGKHYETIRRILDEEKPDLVLTHWPIDTHRDHRAASLLVYDAWLASGREFTLYYYEVESGHQSQHFHATHYVDITSVESKKREACYSHKSQNPDDFYGLHTEMHRFRGMESGAKFAEAYIRLAQNRSERL; from the coding sequence ATGGACACAATCTCGCGGCGAGAAGCAATTCAGGTCGCTGCTATCGCAGGTGCGAGCGTTCTTCCGCTCACTGCCGAAGCGCAGGCTTCGCCCGACAGGAAGCTGAAAGTTGTGGTTGCCGGCGGACACCCGGACGACCCGGAAAGCGGTTGCGGTGGATTGATCGCGCTCTATGCAGCAGCAGGTCACGAAGTCGTCAATCTCTACTTGACGCGTGGCGAGGCGGGCATCGCGGGCAAGACGGACGATGAAGCGGCTGCGATACGCACCGCCGAGGCAGAAGCGGCGTGCAAGATCCTAGGCGCACGGCCAGTCTTCGCGGGACAAATCGACGGTGCTGCCGAAGTGAGCGGCAAGCACTACGAGACGATTCGAAGGATTCTCGATGAAGAGAAACCGGACCTTGTTCTCACGCACTGGCCAATCGACACCCACCGGGACCACCGTGCGGCATCCCTCCTCGTCTACGATGCGTGGTTGGCCTCGGGACGCGAATTCACGCTCTATTACTACGAAGTAGAGTCCGGCCATCAGTCGCAGCACTTCCACGCCACGCACTATGTCGACATCACGTCGGTTGAGAGCAAGAAGCGTGAGGCGTGTTACTCGCACAAAAGCCAGAACCCCGACGACTTCTATGGCCTTCACACGGAAATGCATCGTTTCCGGGGCATGGAATCGGGAGCCAAGTTTGCGGAAGCCTACATCAGGCTCGCCCAGAATCGCAGCGAACGGCTGTAA
- a CDS encoding prolyl oligopeptidase family serine peptidase encodes MARIQLIKIVLTACIAVSVVHSDESDRREWTVDGVKREALVVPPAMQAGTPAPVVFAFHGHGGSMQNSARKFNMENLWPEALLVCMQGLNTPGKFDPSGERAGWQKYVGDQGDRDLKFFDQVLATLKKEYSIDEKRVYATGHSNGGGFTYVLWAARGDVFAAVAPSAGGAGGKIAALRPLPAMHIAGENDERVPYETQKRAMAAIRTLNGCKDEGEPWATAGTLVGTLYSSDSGTPFVSVVYPGGHAFPSEAPDLIVKFFKNHTKK; translated from the coding sequence ATGGCGCGTATCCAATTGATCAAGATCGTTTTGACTGCTTGTATCGCAGTATCGGTTGTTCACAGCGACGAGTCCGACAGGAGAGAGTGGACTGTCGACGGTGTGAAGCGCGAAGCGTTGGTTGTGCCGCCAGCCATGCAGGCCGGTACTCCGGCCCCCGTGGTATTCGCATTCCATGGACACGGTGGTTCCATGCAAAATTCAGCCCGTAAGTTCAATATGGAGAATTTGTGGCCGGAGGCACTTTTGGTTTGCATGCAAGGTCTGAACACACCGGGTAAGTTCGACCCGAGCGGCGAAAGAGCGGGGTGGCAAAAGTATGTCGGTGACCAAGGCGATCGGGATTTGAAGTTCTTCGATCAGGTGCTTGCTACGTTGAAAAAGGAATACTCGATCGACGAGAAGCGGGTCTACGCAACAGGCCATTCAAATGGCGGCGGATTCACATACGTGTTGTGGGCGGCTCGCGGGGATGTCTTCGCAGCCGTGGCCCCTTCGGCGGGTGGTGCAGGAGGCAAGATCGCCGCGTTGAGACCGTTACCAGCTATGCATATCGCAGGCGAGAATGATGAGCGTGTTCCCTACGAGACGCAGAAGCGCGCGATGGCCGCCATCAGGACACTCAACGGGTGCAAGGATGAAGGGGAACCGTGGGCAACCGCAGGCACGCTTGTGGGCACACTCTACTCTTCCGATTCAGGGACGCCGTTTGTTTCGGTGGTCTATCCCGGGGGCCACGCCTTTCCCTCCGAAGCTCCTGATCTCATCGTGAAATTCTTCAAGAATCACACCAAGAAGTAG
- a CDS encoding PAS domain-containing protein: MQTPYHVLFVNDSASDSEKVGIALGSCSEEFELVEAKTLGDFETYLLQPDYAAVLVNLPVFDFQGTQAVARIQSALPGTPILLLTGPDTEWVALEAMRIGASGYLPKQPGYLERLPRCLQVAIDRGSLFEMKAQAERELIRSQTFNRAILDALTEHIAVLDQNGVILTVNDAWVRFAEKNGPIDTADVGPGTNYLDVCAKAADCGDRQARMALEGIQGILDGAIDSFSMEYPCHSPEEQRWFIISVTPIGEGFSGAVVVHTDITDRRIAEESLHQTRVQLDFTLRALSIGYWEWDLQTGEAYYSAEWKLQLGYDETEVTNHRESWKALLHPEDRESVVATMQEWSRSSLRTPLSALYRMLHKDGSYRKILCKASIQRDSTGKPLRMIGVHVDVTPGAHESED; the protein is encoded by the coding sequence ATGCAGACCCCGTATCACGTGTTATTTGTAAACGATTCCGCCTCAGACTCTGAGAAAGTGGGTATTGCCCTCGGATCATGCTCTGAAGAATTCGAACTCGTGGAGGCGAAGACGCTCGGCGATTTCGAGACCTATCTCCTTCAGCCCGATTATGCTGCCGTGCTCGTCAACCTGCCCGTGTTCGACTTCCAAGGGACACAAGCCGTCGCGCGGATTCAATCGGCCCTGCCGGGCACGCCTATTCTGTTGCTGACAGGGCCGGATACGGAATGGGTAGCGCTCGAAGCGATGAGAATTGGGGCAAGTGGCTATCTTCCCAAGCAACCCGGATATCTTGAGCGTCTGCCGCGCTGCCTTCAGGTCGCTATCGATAGGGGCAGCCTATTCGAGATGAAAGCACAAGCAGAACGCGAACTTATACGGTCGCAGACCTTCAACAGGGCAATCCTCGACGCGTTGACCGAACACATTGCTGTGCTCGATCAAAATGGCGTCATCCTTACTGTCAATGATGCGTGGGTACGTTTTGCGGAGAAGAACGGCCCCATCGATACTGCCGATGTCGGACCGGGCACAAACTACCTTGATGTATGCGCTAAAGCCGCAGACTGTGGAGACAGGCAGGCGCGAATGGCGCTGGAAGGAATTCAAGGCATTCTAGATGGCGCCATTGATTCCTTCTCCATGGAGTACCCGTGTCACTCCCCCGAAGAGCAACGATGGTTCATCATTTCCGTAACACCCATTGGCGAAGGCTTTTCTGGGGCAGTGGTTGTACATACCGACATCACGGACAGAAGAATCGCCGAGGAATCCTTGCATCAAACCCGGGTGCAGCTCGATTTCACGTTGCGCGCTCTCAGCATTGGGTATTGGGAGTGGGACCTTCAAACGGGAGAGGCCTACTATTCCGCTGAGTGGAAGTTGCAGCTCGGATACGACGAAACGGAAGTCACCAATCATCGCGAATCGTGGAAAGCGCTTCTGCATCCCGAGGATCGCGAGTCAGTCGTAGCGACCATGCAAGAGTGGTCGAGATCATCACTGCGCACGCCGCTGTCTGCGCTCTACCGGATGCTGCACAAAGACGGCTCGTACCGCAAGATTCTCTGCAAGGCTTCGATCCAGAGAGACTCCACGGGAAAGCCGCTCCGCATGATAGGAGTTCACGTTGATGTGACTCCCGGCGCCCATGAGTCTGAGGATTGA